The Bradyrhizobium sp. CCBAU 051011 DNA segment CCTCCGGCGCGTGCAGCGAGTAGACCTTGGGGCCCCGCTGGCGCTGCTTCTGGTCGAGCACGCATCGCGCCAGCGCCAGCATGCGGTCGAGCGCGACCCCATCGAACAAGCCGACGTTGCCGTCGAGCTTGCGGGCGATGTCGCGGATGACGCGGCCGAGATAGGTTCGCAGCGTCCTCAAGGCCCGATTGGCGCGCTTGAACTGCTTGGCATGGGCATAGCGCTGGTGCTTGATCAGGGCAAACTTGCCGACTCGCCCATAGGACTGACGCAGCTTGATGCCGGCGCCCTTGGCTAGCCGAACCAGGATCTCGCGGGCCCGGTTCAAGAGCCGCGCATCGGTTGGGAACATCACGTTCTTGGGCTGCACCGTGGTGTCGACGATGACCCGATTGAGGTCGGACGGCTTGATCGCCTCGGTCTTGGTGGCGACCGCAAGGCTCTCCTGCAGCAGGGCTTGCAGCTTCTCCTCGCCCATACGCTGGCGCCAGCGCGTCAACGAGGAGCGGTCGAACACCAGGCGGTGCTGGAAGAACTCCTCGCCGCAGAAGAACTGGTAATAGGGATTCTCCACCCAGCGCTCGCATAGCACCTCGTCGGAGAGGTCGTAGGTGTGCTTGAGGATGGCCAGGCCCGCCATCAGCCGTGTCGGCAGCGGCGGCCGGCCCGGCTTGTCCTCGTAGACCGCGCCGAACCGCTCTTCGAGGAACGACCAGTCGATCGTCCGCGCCAGCTTTACCAGGGCATGGTTCAAGTCGATGATCGCGTCCAGCCGCGAGCGCAGAAGATCGGCTTGGCCGCCGTCGCGTCGTTCCTTTGGCTTCATCGTTCCCTCCGGTCCACCGAAGGAATCATGACCCGCGATTCGACGGAATCCTCAAAAGCAAAATTGCAAGCTTTTGGGCCCCCAAAGCCCGAAAGCTTGCAATCTCAAAACGCCTCTCGCCAGAAAATTCGACTCCCGCTCAATGGCTTGGAAGTTCTTCACGCACGACGTGTTAGCAGATGCTTTGTCATAGCTGCACTTTCATCCGGCGGCTGATCGGGCACTTGCTTTCGTGTCCCCGCTCCCATCCTGCTCCGCCTTCTCGACTTTGTGCATCGCAGACACCCGAATGCCCGCGCCTTGTTCCTTTGCATTCAAAGAGCGCAATGCCCACTACGGTGGAAGAACCATGCTATCTGCCTAAAGAGGGCCGCGGCGTCGCGTCGGTACGCGAAGGCAATTTCGGATACTCAATCTTAGGCAGCTGACCAGTCAGCGAATTCAGAAACGCAACAATATCGTTCTTTTCCTTATCGCTGAGCTCGATGCCAAGCTGGGTTTCACCCATCACGCCAACCGCTTGCTTAAGGCTCCAAACTTGGCCTGAATGGAAGTATGGGGCCCTCAACGCGACATTGCGCAACGGCGCGGCGCGGAAAACGTACTCGTCGCTGGTCGCCTTGGTGACCGCGTATCGGCCCTTGTCGGACGCCGGAAGCAGGGTTGCGCCCGGCCTTTCGATCACGCCGAACGGGAAGTAATCCTGTCCACCGACGTTGATTCCGTTGTGACAAGAGGAGCACCCCGTTTGAATGAAGAGCTTCAATCCCGCCTTCTGCTGATCATTGAGAGCAGCCGTATCGCCTTCAAGGTACTGATCGAATGGAGCAGCGGGTGTAATCAGGGTCGCTTCAAAGGCCTCGATCGCCTTCGCGAAGTTATCAAAGGTGACCGGCGACGCCTCGTTCGGGAACGCTTTCTTGAACATGACCACATAGTTACTCATCGAATTCAACGTATCGAGCACATGATCTGGGGTCGCGTTCATTTCGGCACGCGCCTGCACGGGTCCCTTAGCTTGCGCCTTGAGGTCTGCGGCACGTCCATCCCAGAACTGCGCAAGATTGAATACCGCGTTATAAACAGTTGGCGCCCGACGTGGACCCTGCTGCCAGCCGTGCCCGACCGAGGTCGGACCGGCATCGACTCCGCCGGTAGCAAGATTATGGCAGCTATTGCAGCTGATGATCCCGCTGGCTGACAGCCGCGGATCGAAGAACAGCATCTTGCCCAGTTCGACCTTGTCGTGAGTGACCGGATTGTCCTTCACAGCAGGCATGATCGTGGGGATCGGTTTGAAAATCTGCCTAGCAGCTCTCATCCAATCATCTTCGGGGCTAGCCTGTGATGAGGCCAACATTACAACGGCCGCAACAGATAGCTTGCGGACAAGGTGAAGCTCCCACGGTAATTTTTTCACAATACCTCTCATCGGCACCAAACAGGACGGCATCGTCCTGTTTATGTCACGCCCTCACGCTTGCCCGAGTGACGGCTGCATCTATTAGCAACCGCCGTGCCAGTGGCGCTCGGCAAAAGCTAAGCTGCTGATTTAGCCTTCAAAGCAATTGCGACCAGCGGATAGTATTAGGTGTCCTGAACCTGACAGAAGCCGTGCGGTGCCAGAAATGCGACAGCCACGAACTGGCGGCGGTCCATTCGTGGGCGACCGGCGCAGGCCTTTTGTAAATATACTGATGCGGCATCCAGCTCGCTGCTATTCTCAACGAGATTGGGTCGTCATACCATCGAGAAACCTGCGAGCGGGCGCCACACGCTCAGGTCAGTTAGCATCCAGTGGCCAGCGCTGACGCTCCTAGAATTCAATGAGGTTGAGGCGAATCGCCTTTACGATGGCCTGGGTACGATTCGTCGTACCCAGCTTGCGCATCACGTTCTTAACATGAAAATTGACTGTATTGTCGCTGACCTGCAGGATCTTCCCAATTTCCCAAGACGATTTTCCCTCTGCCACCCAGCGCAGGCAGTCTTTTTCGCGCTCAGACAGGGTAAGTTTTCCGTTACAGCCGCTATCGGAGGGCGGCGCGATCTCCGCAAACGCAAGATGAAAGTGCCAGGCCAGTGTTTTGAGGTGACTCATACGATACTGAGGATCGGCCTCGTCGAATGGGGATGCAAACGATACCACCGATATTCGGCCCAATGCCCCAAACAATGGCACACTCATGCCATGCTTCAGACCTGCCTCTTTGGCCTCGTCTAGTACGCGCCTCTCGCCGGGTTCCAGTTTGGCGAGTTCGTCCCAAACAAACGGCCCCGGAAGCGTTGGTGTCCGCCTGACCACCGGGTCGATGACACGGTAATTGCGTTCATAATAACGGCGGCACCAGTCTGGCGGGAAGTTCACCGTCCCCGTAGGCGGTAGGTACCCCAGTAGACGAGGCGGCTCCGCGAAAGTAAGCGCTCCGTAAGCGACTTCACTGAAGCCCTCCTCGCTCGCACAGCTCACAAGAAGATCGAACAGCGCTTTTATAGAGCGCGTTTGCTTCGCGCATTCGATGAAACTGAATAAGTCCATGTGGCGCCTCACGAGGACGGCCAAGAGGCCGCCTTGCACTTTCGATTGAGTGTTTTAGGCGGGGTCTAGCTTTATTTCGCTGCGCGACGCCCTTGCTCGGCTCTTCATCCAGCCTGAACACTCGTGCGCTGCGGCAGTGCTATTCCCGGATTCGTTGACCTCTCCGAGAAGGCGCCCAGAAAGGGGCAGGTCAACCGAAACCGTCAGCTGCAGCGCCGCTCTCACTTAAGCTAGAACAGCACACCATAACCGTGGCACGGGTAGCTCCACTTCATGTCGCCAGAGGACTCGCCAACGACGCGGTGGGTATCGCATTCGATGCAGCCGTCGAGGGTGATCTCCGCGTCGCACTTGGCTTTGGGCTCGAAACGACGCGCGGGGCCGACTTTCATGAGCGTAAGCAGCTGCGGTGACGGCATTGTGCGCGCGGACCCCGGTATAGGAACGACCGAGATCAATGTGATTGTGGGTATAGAACAGCTTTTCTTCGAGGCTCACTGAGGGCTCGACATGCATTTTTAGCCTCCGTAGTTGGTATCCACGATTAGAGCGCAAGGCTTCAGTCTCTTGCTTTTGCATGATCTCCTTCGAAAACTGGTGGCCACCTTTCCGGATCGTGTCGCGGCACTGGGCGCGGGCGAATATTCGCCGCGCTTGGGCCGAAACGTCCTCATGTCCAACTTGGCCATAGGTACCACGGAGGGATGCCGGCTATCCCGGCGCCGACCACG contains these protein-coding regions:
- a CDS encoding IS5 family transposase — its product is MKPKERRDGGQADLLRSRLDAIIDLNHALVKLARTIDWSFLEERFGAVYEDKPGRPPLPTRLMAGLAILKHTYDLSDEVLCERWVENPYYQFFCGEEFFQHRLVFDRSSLTRWRQRMGEEKLQALLQESLAVATKTEAIKPSDLNRVIVDTTVQPKNVMFPTDARLLNRAREILVRLAKGAGIKLRQSYGRVGKFALIKHQRYAHAKQFKRANRALRTLRTYLGRVIRDIARKLDGNVGLFDGVALDRMLALARCVLDQKQRQRGPKVYSLHAPEVECIGKGKAHRPYEFGVKVSVATTLSHAKGGQFVTHVKALPGNPYDGHTLKIVIPEMEVLIGNIIERLVLDKGYRGHNAPPDYKFRVFISGQKRRVTPKIKRELRRRSAVEPVIGHLKSEHRMGRNYLWHRQGDAANAVLAAAGYNFRRLIRWLELLLRQFLAQLTVRLQFVPS
- a CDS encoding cytochrome-c peroxidase, whose translation is MLASSQASPEDDWMRAARQIFKPIPTIMPAVKDNPVTHDKVELGKMLFFDPRLSASGIISCNSCHNLATGGVDAGPTSVGHGWQQGPRRAPTVYNAVFNLAQFWDGRAADLKAQAKGPVQARAEMNATPDHVLDTLNSMSNYVVMFKKAFPNEASPVTFDNFAKAIEAFEATLITPAAPFDQYLEGDTAALNDQQKAGLKLFIQTGCSSCHNGINVGGQDYFPFGVIERPGATLLPASDKGRYAVTKATSDEYVFRAAPLRNVALRAPYFHSGQVWSLKQAVGVMGETQLGIELSDKEKNDIVAFLNSLTGQLPKIEYPKLPSRTDATPRPSLGR
- a CDS encoding LuxR family transcriptional regulator is translated as MDLFSFIECAKQTRSIKALFDLLVSCASEEGFSEVAYGALTFAEPPRLLGYLPPTGTVNFPPDWCRRYYERNYRVIDPVVRRTPTLPGPFVWDELAKLEPGERRVLDEAKEAGLKHGMSVPLFGALGRISVVSFASPFDEADPQYRMSHLKTLAWHFHLAFAEIAPPSDSGCNGKLTLSEREKDCLRWVAEGKSSWEIGKILQVSDNTVNFHVKNVMRKLGTTNRTQAIVKAIRLNLIEF